In Drosophila nasuta strain 15112-1781.00 chromosome 2R, ASM2355853v1, whole genome shotgun sequence, a single genomic region encodes these proteins:
- the LOC132785112 gene encoding nose resistant to fluoxetine protein 6-like: MVNLNFTKAIVDDEYCKTVDKEPYDALTIFTIVLLSILAAAMLLATLCDYFFFEDQSKLPGVIKVFSARANSRALFRLVQPKSNPTVIDCLHGLRCMSLIWVIFGHQYLFAIMGPNINGLKLVSWIASPFASFILHGFFSVDTFFFLSGLLLVMIALRSLEKTKGRLNIPLMYLHRYLRLTPIVAVAILMHMKLLPIMNDGPVTYRAQFDNYDHCHRTWYLTLLYVQNYATPDLCMNHTWYLAVDMQLYILSPIFLIALYKWGKKAAAAIFVLMLLLSGCLFATIMTKKYPVDFAKGGISGESNRKLYWATHVHAAPWLIGLLLGYFLHLNRNKSFKLNFIFIWLGWIVSLAMLFASLFALYPAAQWSAKALTLGEQAAYYTLSRIAWPLALCWVVFACMQGYGGLANSFLSSPLWQPLSKLSFTAYMFHIFMQQVHARRLRTNAVFTDYDVMLSFWQTFGFTLLLSYVMYIILEAPFGALEGMLMPQRKPKPKTEEPIDVRTDEIQVVEVQKTNEPMKPAKVTGEQDI; this comes from the exons ATGGTAAATCTAAATTTCACTAAAGCAATAGTGGATGACGAATACTGCAAGACAGTCGATAAGGAACCCTACGATGCTCTAACAATATTCACAAT AGTTCTACTATCAATCTTGGCTGCTGCTATGCTACTTGCTACTCTCTGCGACTATTTCTTCTTTGAGGATCAAAGCAAATTGCCAGGAGTGATCAAAGTTTTCTCTGCACGCGCCAATTCTAGAGCTCTCTTCCGTCTTGTCCAACCCAAATCGAATCCCACTGTCATCGATTGTCTTCATGGACTGCGTTGCATGTCGCTTATTTGGGTTATTTTTGGCCATCAATATTTGTTTGCAATAATGGGACCAAATATAAACGGACTAAAACTGGTTTCA TGGATCGCAAGTCCGTTTGCCAGTTTCATACTCCATGGTTTCTTCTCAGTTGATACCTTCTTCTTCCTAAGTGGCCTGTTGCTTGTAATGATTGCCCTGCGATCACTTGAGAA AACCAAAGGCAGACTCAATATTCCCTTGATGTATCTCCATCGGTATTTGAGACTTACTCCTATAGTGGCTGTGGCTATTCTTATGCATATGAAGCTACTTCCCATAATGAATGATGGTCCCGTGACTTACAGGGCACAATTCGATAACTACGATCACTGCCACAGGACGTGGTATTTGACTCTACTCTACGTCCAAAACTATGCTACTCCAGATTTG TGCATGAATCACACCTGGTACCTGGCTGTAGATATGCAATTGTATATTCTATCGCCAATATTCCTTATCGCATTGTACAAGTGGGGCAAGAAAGCTGCTGCGGCAATCTTTGTACTCATGCTTCTACTCTCTGGTTGTCTCTTTGCCACAATAATGACCAAAAAGTATCCAGTAGATTTTGC cAAAGGAGGCATCAGCGGTGAAAGCAATCGCAAACTCTACTGGGCGACACATGTTCATGCGGCACCTTGGCTGATCGGACTTCTGCTTGGATACTTCCTGCACTTGAATCGTAACAAGTCCTTCAagcttaatttcattttcatttggttgGGTTGGATTGTCAGCTTGGCCATGTTGTTTGCCTCCTTGTTTGCTCTGTATCCAGCTGCCCAGTGGAGTGCAAAAGCATTGACATTGGGAGAACAGGCTGCCTACTATACACTGAGTCGAATCGCTTGGCCGTTAGCTCTCTGCTGGGTTGTGTTTGCCTGTATGCAGGGATATGGCGGATTGGCCAACAGTTTCCTCTCCTCGCCACTTTGGCAGCCCCTGTCAAAACTCTCCTTCACGGCGTATATGTTTCACATATTCATGCAGCAAGTACACGCAAGACGTCTGAGAACTAACGCCGTATTCACAGACTACGATGTG ATGCTGTCATTCTGGCAAACCTTTGGCTTTACATTGCTGCTGTCTTACGTAATGTATATTATTCTGGAAGCACCCTTTGGTGCCTTGGAAGGTATGCTAATGCCTCAGCGAAAACCTAAGCCGAAAACTGAGGAGCCCATTGATGTACGGACTGATGAAATTCAAGTTGTCGAGGTTCAAAAGACAAATGAACCTATGAAACCTGCAAAAGTTACGGGAGAGCAGGACATATAG